ATCCATCGCCGGCAGTTCGCGTTGAACTCGCTTGACGTCCGAGCGGATCCAATCGAGCAGCTTGTTCCGCGCCTGGAATGTCTTGCCCGCGTTCCCTTCCGCGACGCTGCCGAAGAGCGACTGAAAGGCGATTTCCGGATTGCAGACCATCGGCTGTGGCCGTTTGGGGCCGCTGGCCGACACCGTATTTTCGACAACTGCCGCCGGCGAACCACTGACCCCCAGCCCAACCACCGGAATTACACTCGGCCGCGCCGACGCAATCGCGTGATCGATCGTCTGTCCCGCCACGTCGCGCCGCCAATTGAAACAGCCCAGCGCGCCATACTTCTTGCCGTGATCGCCGCCACCAGAAATCTTGTGCGACAGCTTCTGTATAATTCCTAACCGATTCTTGAACGGCTCCAGCGCCGCGATCGGCTCCGGCAATTCGAGTTCGCTCAGCGGCCGGTCGACGAGCTTATCGGACTTCTTCCGGTCCACCCCCTTGGGCTGAATGTGATGCGGCCACAGCCCGTTGCCATTCATCACGAAAACGACCCGCAACGGCGGCGCTTCGCCGCGAGCCTCGGCCGCGAGAGCATTCAGAAACGGCTGGAGCACAACCGCCCCCGCGCCCAACGTGACGCCTTTGAGGACCGTTCGGCGTTTGAGCTGGTCCGGTGTAATCAGCTTGAGCGCGTTGTTAGCGTTCTTCATTTGGACTCTTTGGTAATAGAGGGTACGGTTCGGTATAAGTCCGGCAACGGCCCGGCGAAATCGTCGATCAATTCGGCGGCCGACCATTTGTTCATCGGTCGCGATCGCTTCGCCGTAGCGTGAAGGTGAATCGTGGCATGAGTTATTTCTGGAAGCGTCAGACAACCAGCTCGCGAATCGTCTCCGTATGTTCCAGGAGATTCATCGTGCGGTCGAGGATTCGCATCGCAGGATCGAGGCCCAGGTGCCGATACAGAGTGGCGAACAACTGTTGATAGTGGATCGGACGATTCGACGGGTGCTCTCCGTAGCGGTTCGTGCTGCCGATCACCTGGCCGACCTTAAGCCCGCCGCCGAACAACAGTGCGGAGGCCGCCGGCGCATAGTGATCTCGTCCCGCGTCCTTGTTGATTCGCGGCGTGCGGCCAAACTCGCCCCACACCAGCACGAGCACATCTTCAAGCATCCCCCGCGTTTCGAGATCATCGAAGAACGCACTCAGGCCGATGTCGAACGACGGCAACAATTCGTATTTTAGGGCATTGAAGTTGTCGCGGTGCGTATCCCAACGCCGTTCGCCACCCTCTTCCCAGGTTAGGTTGACGCATCTCGCACCACATTCGATCAACCGCCGAGCCATCAAAAACCGGGCATTCTGCAACCCGAGTTTGATCTTCGACACCGGACTGTTGCCGAGGTCGGCGCAATAGCGGCTTCGCACTTCCGGCGGCTCGCGCGTGATGTCTAGGGCGTGGGCAAACTCGCGCGACGTCACGAACTGAAAGGCCCGTTCGGCGTAGGTATCCATCGCCGCCATGTTGCCGCGGGCGTCGACATCGCGACGCAGGGTGTCCAACTGCGACAGAAGAGACCGCCGCTCGGGCGTGATATTCCGCGTCAGCAGGTTGGCCCGTCCCTCTGCACTGTCGGGCATGTAGCAGTCGAACGCCGGGCCCAGAAACCCCGCGGAGCGAAAGTACGCCTGCTCACTGGGGTTGTAAGCCGAGAGCATCGCCACAGCGGTCGGGACATTGCCGTTGGTCGGGCCCTGAAACTTCGCCACGACCGATCCGATATTCGGCCGTCCGCCGAGGTTCTTCAAACTGCCCGGCGGATAGCCCGTCGCACACATGGCCCCGTCATGCGAGTCCACGGTTCCCATCAGCGAGCGGATGAGGACCATCCGATCCAATCGTTCAGCGAGACGCGGCAGATGCTCGCAGATTTGCACGCCGGGCGTCCGCGTGGCAATCGGCTGAAAGACTCCACGAATCTCCGCCGGAGCGTCCGGCTTCATATCGAAGGTGTCCAGGTGAGAAGCACCGCCCGCCAACCAGACGTTGACGATCGATCGCTTCCGATATGCGGGATCGAGCGTTGAGCGTTCGTCGGCGCGAAGGAAATCGGCGAGAGTCAGTCCGCTGAGAGCCGCGGCCCCAGTTTGAAGCAGCTCGCGCCGGTGCAGGCCGTTGCAACGACCGTGTTGATTGCTGGTCATGGTTAATCCGTTTGTGGGTGAAGTTTCGTCTTTGCGTCGCCGAGCGGGTTTGCTGTCTACGGAGGTGCCGCGCCCGCGTTGGACTTCGTCGTAAATCCCGCCGTGCGAATCTCGGCATCTTGAATGTCGGGCAGGCTGTTCGCCGGCTTGTCCAGGTAGAAGAACGCGGTGCAGCTCCAGTCGGACAGGCCGACGTCGAATC
Above is a window of Anatilimnocola aggregata DNA encoding:
- a CDS encoding DUF1501 domain-containing protein; protein product: MTSNQHGRCNGLHRRELLQTGAAALSGLTLADFLRADERSTLDPAYRKRSIVNVWLAGGASHLDTFDMKPDAPAEIRGVFQPIATRTPGVQICEHLPRLAERLDRMVLIRSLMGTVDSHDGAMCATGYPPGSLKNLGGRPNIGSVVAKFQGPTNGNVPTAVAMLSAYNPSEQAYFRSAGFLGPAFDCYMPDSAEGRANLLTRNITPERRSLLSQLDTLRRDVDARGNMAAMDTYAERAFQFVTSREFAHALDITREPPEVRSRYCADLGNSPVSKIKLGLQNARFLMARRLIECGARCVNLTWEEGGERRWDTHRDNFNALKYELLPSFDIGLSAFFDDLETRGMLEDVLVLVWGEFGRTPRINKDAGRDHYAPAASALLFGGGLKVGQVIGSTNRYGEHPSNRPIHYQQLFATLYRHLGLDPAMRILDRTMNLLEHTETIRELVV
- a CDS encoding DUF1552 domain-containing protein, producing the protein MKNANNALKLITPDQLKRRTVLKGVTLGAGAVVLQPFLNALAAEARGEAPPLRVVFVMNGNGLWPHHIQPKGVDRKKSDKLVDRPLSELELPEPIAALEPFKNRLGIIQKLSHKISGGGDHGKKYGALGCFNWRRDVAGQTIDHAIASARPSVIPVVGLGVSGSPAAVVENTVSASGPKRPQPMVCNPEIAFQSLFGSVAEGNAGKTFQARNKLLDWIRSDVKRVQRELPAMDREKLDVYLDTFEQMRTRQDQVATMRDRLKANVPSIDKFNSKLVTERFEAQCAITAAAIASGLTNVVNLDASPLAYYTWKELGVMTDGHAIGHMHPDNPERDKLCIPIRKFHAERIADIARRLDAVKEGNGTVLDNTLIVWMSDSGEEHHGFCAEWPLVTLGNLGGRLKTAGRFLQFPDYQEDAKETANRTVRNFYLALLHAVGDKRENFGELDSKMPAAAQAGPLAEVLA